A single window of Mangifera indica cultivar Alphonso chromosome 18, CATAS_Mindica_2.1, whole genome shotgun sequence DNA harbors:
- the LOC123202281 gene encoding uncharacterized protein LOC123202281 has translation MMSVKHNQIDLNADAASIDRENEVDTPVSGDSQAETLEGFSSCQGEVQDNVLDKVRICGSSEVICDLNIDADDVVMSSVGVGREVIVSDSVTDVEKDNECFGGEVGVEAGECIDRCGDDVSMCDDNKAESADVVEKASGEGVNHHMNGGPVGGVLEQWNHITGNSSSSHQDAGQSPTHKSEKVTSDGLENQVMEIDAQAEYNDDQLVDIHVSEVEISSDVMNESYGISLEVDLNACGTTSRDLTDMSIKLIASKQDFCASDLVWGKVRSHPWWPGQILAPSAASKKARKYFKKDSYLIAYFGDQTFAWNEASKIKPFREHFTQMESQSSLEDFHCAIDCALEEVSRRVEFGLSCSCIPEEALTEISTQMIVNAGVKEESSIIDGGDNYSSAASFDPVKLFEHVKALAQLLHYSGVDRLSLVTVQAQLSAFYRWKGYLQLPEFNVLGGLLDSDAEIPLSAEVKHGAEVLENAAPDFKHDKQEYCGTGKSNSQDGFSHKWMQISGDRACPRKKEKSLSDLLAESHTNMSNGKNGSDGKGDKLISSSSARKRKAVDSTYYDIAAKHKKLDSISEDKILKHKRGDRLIVKHGKSDLSSRADNSLPTKNLGVGTSILKIASQLNGSSGDQTSPKTLVKNKRNDKSDLRKSQRKMHFVAEDSSIDDFLSKLCLVARDPTTRYIFSISLVSFFSKFRKSVSLEISEGEGSGDRNQKMLKQSETAGIPASNLIKDSYWTDRVIENIPEVQQPLENKNEVEEALHNDPSQINISPLEAQLAVHLGTNMESGRQSDDENLEWESVNDGENLELKAVQPVDHLDGCCDEDVSPTALILNFSDSESVPSKEHLNKIFGHFGALNELETELLKSRRAKVVFKKRKDAEAAFSSAGKYSIFGPALVSYCLKYMSSASNASSCMTTKRSRKVATSMEGDAS, from the coding sequence ATGATGTCTGTAAAACACAATCAGATCGATTTAAACGCCGACGCCGCTTCGATTGACAGAGAAAATGAGGTTGATACACCTGTGAGTGGTGATTCTCAAGCTGAAACCCTAGAGGGATTCTCTAGTTGTCAGGGTGAGGTTCAGGATAATGTGCTTGATAAAGTTAGGATTTGTGGTTCGAGTGAGGTGATTTGTGACTTGAATATTGATGCAGATGATGTTGTTATGAGTAGTGTAGGTGTTGGAAGAGAAGTGATTGTATCAGATAGTGTAACTGATGTGGAAAAAGACAATGAATGTTTCGGTGGGGAGGTTGGAGTGGAAGCTGGAGAATGTATAGATAGATGTGGTGATGATGTCTCTATGTGTGATGATAATAAAGCAGAGTCTGCTGATGTGGTTGAAAAAGCTTCTGGGGAAGGAGTGAATCATCATATGAATGGGGGGCCTGTTGGGGGGGTATTGGAGCAATGGAATCATATTACTGGGAATTCAAGCTCATCTCATCAGGATGCTGGACAGTCACCAACTCACAAATCTGAGAAGGTAACGTCTGATGGCTTAGAAAATCAAGTGATGGAAATAGATGCACAAGCAGAGTATAATGACGATCAGCTTGTAGATATTCATGTTTCAGAGGTGGAGATTTCTTCAGATGTTATGAATGAGTCATATGGGATCAGTCTTGAGGTAGATTTAAATGCATGTGGTACTACAAGTAGAGATTTGACTGACATGAGTATAAAGTTGATTGCCTCCAAACAGGATTTTTGTGCATCTGATTTGGTGTGGGGTAAAGTAAGGAGCCATCCTTGGTGGCCAGGTCAGATACTTGCCCCTTCAGCTGCATCAAAGAAAGCAAGGAAATATTTTAAGAAAGATAGTTATTTGATTGCTTATTTTGGGGATCAGACATTTGCTTGGAATGAAGCAtcaaaaataaaaccttttCGGGAGCATTTCACACAAATGGAAAGCCAGAGCAGTCTGGAAGATTTCCATTGTGCTATTGATTGCGCCTTGGAAGAGGTTTCTAGACGGGTGGAATTTGGGCTGTCCTGTTCTTGCATCCCTGAAGAAGCTTTAACTGAGATCAGTACTCAGATGATAGTTAATGCTGGAGTCAAGGAAGAGTCCAGTATAATAGATGGTGGAGACAATTACTCCAGTGCAGCTTCTTTTGATCCTGTAAAACTTTTTGAGCATGTAAAAGCATTAGCACAGTTGTTACATTATAGTGGGGTTGATAGGCTGAGTTTGGTGACAGTGCAAGCTCAATTGTCAGCATTCTATCGTTGGAAGGGTTATTTACAGCTGCCTGAATTCAATGTGCTTGGTGGGTTGCTGGATAGTGATGCTGAGATCCCACTTTCAGCAGAAGTGAAGCATGGTGCTGAAGTACTGGAAAATGCTGCTCCTGATTTCAAACATGACAAGCAAGAATACTGTGGAACAGGGAAGTCAAATAGTCAAGATGGTTTTTCTCATAAGTGGATGCAAATCTCTGGGGATAGAGCATGtccaagaaaaaaagaaaaaagtttgtcAGACTTGTTGGCTGAGAGTCACACAAATATGTCCAATGGTAAAAATGGATCAGATGGTAAAGGTGATAAGTTGATTTCATCATCTTCTGCTAGGAAACGTAAGGCAGTTGATTCCACATACTATGACATAGCTGCAAAGCATAAGAAGCTGGACTCCATATCCGAGGATAAGATTCTGAAACACAAGAGGGGTGATAGGTTGATTGTGAAACATGGGAAGAGTGATTTATCATCCCGGGCAGACAATTCATTACCAACTAAGAATCTTGGGGTTGGAACTAGCATACTTAAGATTGCAAGCCAGCTGAATGGGTCAAGTGGTGATCAAACATCTCCAAAAactttggttaaaaataaaagaaatgacaaGTCTGACTTACGAAAATCTCAAAGAAAAATGCACTTTGTAGCAGAGGATTCTTCAATTGATGACTTCCTGTCAAAGCTTTGCTTGGTTGCTAGAGATCCCACGACCAGATACATCTTCTCGATTTCTCTTGTTAGTTTCTTCTCGAAATTCAGGAAGTCAGTCAGCCTGGAAATATCTGAGGGAGAAGGTTCTGGTGACAGAAATCAAAAAATGTTGAAGCAGTCTGAAACTGCTGGTATACCTGCGTCAAACCTCATTAAAGATTCCTATTGGACTGACAGGGTAATTGAAAACATTCCTGAAGTGCAACAACCACTTGAGAATAAGAATGAAGTTGAAGAAGCGTTGCATAATGACCCAAGCCAAATCAATATTTCCCCTCTTGAAGCACAATTAGCTGTTCATTTGGGCACCAATATGGAATCTGGACGGCAAAGTGATGATGAAAATCTTGAATGGGAATCTGTGAATGATGGTGAAAATCTGGAATTGAAAGCAGTACAGCCAGTAGACCATTTAGACGGATGTTGTGATGAAGATGTCTCTCCCACAgctttgattttaaatttctcaGACTCGGAATCTGTTCCATCGAAAGAACATCTTAACAAAATATTTGGTCATTTTGGAGCTTTGAATGAATTAGAGACTGAATTATTGAAGAGTAGGCGTGCGAAAGTGGTTTTCAAGAAACGCAAAGATGCAGAAGCAGCTTTCAGTTCTGCTGGAAAGTACAGCATTTTTGGCCCGGCACTTGTTAGTTACTGTCTCAAATACATGTCTTCTGCAAGTAACGCTTCTTCTTGCATGACAACGAAGAGAAGCAGAAAAGTTGCAACATCTATGGAGGGTGATGCATCTTAA
- the LOC123202152 gene encoding interactor of constitutive active ROPs 2, chloroplastic-like isoform X1 has protein sequence MCEEEAQCCEDAESSGTGSLEVPQRKSPTTLHTARQLKIPGSDSNVVSSSPHPTNRTPKDKSPKVIERKSPRSPATTEKKRPNRVSELESQLAQLQEELKKVKEQLSASDSWKKQAQQEAEEAKKQFSTMSAKLEESQQQLLEITTSEDARVEELRKISQDRDKAWQSELDALQKQHAMDSAALASAMNEIQRLKVQLEKLAESEVALTKHAESAHAEMQSLRIELTETLSLVGKLKSDLNICKESEAQAIEVVRKTQMQLERANANIEMLQSEGTKATEGFNSLSLELEQSKAQVKSFKELVSKLQADLLSSNSDKLVESLGDVDLSRKDGEKEEIDQLKVELNHSKFELSQLRSALEASETRYQEEYIKTTLRIRRAYEQVEHVKSESCQREAELETQLKNAKAHIEELRANLMDKETELQYISEENEGLNLKIKGNGPSEADLAELKVSMLDKETELHSLTEQNETLKLEIEKKEMERNKINDEAITLAEAARAAEQEALMKVGYLTEEADRSSRRAAHVTEQLDAAQVANTEMEAELRRLKVQLDQWRKAAEAATAMLSTGNNGKFVENKINYLNGTMGSPYLEDMDDDSPKKKNANMLKKIGVLWKKGQK, from the exons atgTGTGAGGAAGAAGCACAGTGCTGTGAGGATGCAGAATCATCTGG AACTGGCTCTTTGGAAGTGCCTCAAAGGAAATCTCCTACTACACTGCATACTGCCCGCCAACTCAAGATACCAGGATCAGATTCTAATGTTGTTTCCTCTTCTCCACACCCAACAAATAGGACACCAAAAGATAAAAGTCCTAAAGTCATTGAGCGCAAATCACCTCGGAGCCCAGCAACAACAGAG AAAAAACGCCCAAACAGAGTGTCTGAATTGGAATCACAGCTTGCTCAACTTCAAGAAGAGCTGAAGAAGGTGAAGGAGCAATTGAGTGCTTCAGATTCATGGAAGAAGCAAGCCCAGCAGGAAGCTGAGGAGGCCAAGAAGCAGTTCTCGACCATGTCAGCAAAGCTTGAGGAATCTCAACAGCAACTGCTGGAGATTACTACGTCTGAGGATGCTCGAGTTGAAGAGCTCAGAAAGATTTCGCAGGATCGTGATAAAGCATGGCAGTCTGAACTTGATGCTCTCCAGAAACAGCATGCTATGGATTCTGCTGCCCTGGCTTCTGCCATGAATGAGATCCAGAGGCTAAAAGTTCAGCTGGAAAAGTTAGCTGAATCTGAAGTTGCCCTGACCAAGCATGCAGAGTCTGCACATGCTGAGATGCAGAGCTTGAGAATAGAACTTACTGAAACTCTCTCCCTGGTTGGAAAACTTAAATCTGATCTTAATATTTGCAAAGAATCTGAAGCTCAGGCAATTGAAGTAGTCCGGAAAACTCAAATGCAACTGGAAAGGGCGAATGCAAATATAGAAATGTTGCAATCTGAGGGCACTAAAGCTACAGAGGGTTTTAATTCCTTATCATTGGAGTTGGAACAGTCAAAAGCTCAGGTTAAATCATTCAAGGAACTTGTAAGCAAGCTCCAGGCCGATCTACTTAGCAGTAACAGCGATAAATTGGTGGAATCTTTGGGTGATGTTGATCTTTCTCGGAAGGATGGGGAAAAGGAGGAAATAGACCAGCTCAAAGTGGAGCTTAATcattctaaatttgaattgagccaACTGAGGTCTGCATTAGAGGCTTCTGAGACCAGGTACCAGGAAGAATACATTAAAACCACATTGCGAATTAGACGTGCTTATGAACAAGTTGAACATGTAAAATCAGAATCATGCCAGAGAGAGGCTGAGTTGGAGACACAATTGAAAAATGCCAAAGCTCATATTGAAGAGTTGAGAGCAAATTTAATGGACAAGGAAACAGAACTACAGTATATATCAGAGGAAAACGAGGGACTGAATTTAAAAATCAAGGGAAATGGACCTAGTGAGGCAGATTTAGCTGAGCTGAAGGTGAGTATGTTGGATAAGGAGACAGAGTTGCACAGTCTAACTGAGCAAAATGAAACGCTCAAGTTGGAGATTGAGAAGAAGGAAATGGAGAGAAACAAAATCAATGATGAAGCTATTACTTTAGCAGAAGCAGCCAGGGCTGCTGAGCAAGAGGCTTTGATGAAAGTTGGCTACTTAACAGAGGAAGCTGATAGAAGTAGCAGAAGAGCAGCACATGTGACTGAGCAACTGGATGCAGCACAGGTGGCAAATACAGAAATGGAGGCTGAGTTGAGGAGATTAAAGGTGCAACTGGACCAGTGGAGGAAGGCAGCTGAGGCGGCAACAGCTATGCTTTCAACTGGCAACAATGGAAAATTTGTAGAAAACAAGATTAATTACTTGAATGGGACTATGGGTTCTCCCTACTTAGAAGACATGGATGATGACTCTCCGAAGAAGAAAAATGCCAACATGCTGAAGAAGATTGGTGTGCTTTGGAAGAAAGGCCAGAAGTAG
- the LOC123201481 gene encoding 40S ribosomal protein S23, with translation MGKTRGMGAGRKLKTHRRNQRWADKAYKKSNLGNEWKKPFAGSSHAKGIVLEKIGIEAKQPNSAIRKCARVQLIKNGKKIAAFVPNDGCLNYIEENDEVLIAGFGRKGHAVGDIPGVRFKVVKVSGVSLLALFKEKKEKPRS, from the exons ATGGG GAAGACACGTGGTATGGGAGCTGGTCGCAAGCTGAAGACCCACCGTAGGAATCAAAGGTGGGCAGACAAGGCATACAAGAAGTCCAACCTTGGAAATGAATGGAAGAAGCCGTTTGCTGGGTCTTCCCATGCTAAAGGAATTGTTCTTGAGAAGAT TGGTATTGAAGCTAAGCAGCCTAACTCTGCTATTCGTAAATGTGCAAGAGTCCAACTGATCAAGAACGGGAAGAAGATTGCTGCCTTTGTACCAAATGATGGTTGCTTGAACTACATAGAAGAAAAT GATGAGGTTTTGATTGCTGGATTTGGACGTAAGGGTCATGCCGTGGGTGATATTCCTGGTGTCAGGTTCAAGGTCGTAAAAGTTTCCGGTGTCTCCCTCTTGGCACTCTTCaaagagaagaaggagaagCCAAGGTCTTAA
- the LOC123201523 gene encoding uncharacterized protein LOC123201523, which produces MDESEKQSNLEIKELSLIDVSFEDDCLINSSFTSPLHHPSSENQQHRSVKFLEPFEAVETSFNSPEVKEEESQPVESLEPGKTRSGKYNLRKSLAWDNAFFTSEGVLDSEELSSMIGGTEISEKNVLPGIQEDIHRSTDSLSSLDSDALTLKSLETDLFEDIRASIQKSSQVSNVANSNNEKRLGVTESQTMQSSKNVDLASRDKMKPKIASRKPIVGTLGTGKSTKQAVVHLQSSKSVVTNGESASSPCKPKAHGRINPIPKPMESTKRASISAKRAKPEKDNHKNASGKGAPTTKIPSSGSWKIVPMPILRSRSSLCSSAATKTELTTSCSSFGSSGSASSNSIGKISLNSMKRKNNSGISNASFASSTVKSIPRTAPKGKIQSGSSHLTSYLRSVSKHSSSISPASSISEWSSESIGPTSTTNQRRNNTRASIDSSSSKSVSADNDALRFLDFHHDSNDQISERNYAKFPALQGECVKGPSMKTDSMLCPSSKPSGLRLPSPKIGFFDGVKSAGRTSSGSMQPHPGVPSALPNIKAGITSPSGGSNKSKLGKIQPAKIALPVQNIKPDAQQTGMTMKPRSPLPLQESIIAATKVSSASKKVKNTLVSPRFHSRMSPKTGGESIRKADEVVSKGHYISSQDSSLAEKKNSSIVLKQKVSPRSNNKAPESDLKFTSDAENINPSQQVDEDAQLGKQFLNNDLSLLHNSNAKQKVPQDEVDSLTRQVGFMKINLDIEKKVISPSPESVLKLAENN; this is translated from the exons ATGGATGAATCTGAGAAACAGAGCAATCTCGAAATCAAAGAGCTAAGTCTCATCGACGTGTCGTTTGAAGACGATTGCCTAATCAATTCGTCTTTCACAAGCCCTCTACACCATCCTTCTTCAg AGAATCAGCAACATAGAAGTGTGAAGTTCTTGGAGCCTTTTGAAGCTGTGGAAACCTCATTTAACTCCCCTGAAGTGAAGGAAGAGGAGTCTCAGCCAGTTGAATCATTGGAACCAGGAAAGACAAGAAGTGGAAAATATAACTTGCGCAAAAGTTTAGCCTGGGATAATGCGTTCTTCACAAGTGAAG GAGTTCTGGATTCTGAGGAGCTTTCAAGTATGATTGGAGGCACTGAGATAAGTGAGAAAAATGTATTGCCCGGAATTCAAGAAGACATTCATAGATCTACAGATTCACTATCTAGTTTAGACAGTGATGCTTTGACATTAAAAAGTCTTGAAACTGATTTGTTTGAAGATATAAGAGCTTCAATCCAGAAATCTAGCCAAGTGTCCAATGTGGCAAATTCAAATAATGAGAAGAGATTAGGGGTGACAGAGTCCCAAACTATGCAGT CTTCAAAGAATGTGGATCTTGCATCTCGAGATAAG ATGAAGCCCAAAATTGCTTCCAGAAAGCCTATTGTTGGCACTTTAGGCACAGGAAAATCAACAAAGCAGGCTGTTGTTCATCTGCAATCCTCAAAG TCTGTTGTTACAAATGGAGAGTCAGCTTCATCTCCTTGTAAACCCAAGGCACATGGTAGAATTAATCCCATCCCAAAACCAATGGAATCAACCAAGAGGGCTTCCATAAGTGCTAAGCGTGCCAAGCCGGAAAAAGATAACCACAAAAATGCATCTG GTAAAGGAGCTCCAACTACAAAAATACCTTCTTCTGGTTCATGGAAAATTGTCCCCATGCCCATATTACGTTCTAGATCTTCTTTGTGTTCTTCAGCTGCAACCAAAACAGAGCTAACAACTTCTTGTTCCTCCTTTGGTAGTTCTGGCAGTGCTTCATCTAACAGCATTGGTAAAATTTCCTTAAATTCCATGAAACGAAAAAATAATTCTGGAATTAGTAATGCTTCTTTTGCCAGTTCAACAGTCAAATCCATACCAAGAACTGCACCAAAGGGTAAAATTCAGTCAGGCAGTTCTCATCTTACATCTTATTTGAGGTCTGTCAGCAAGCACTCTTCTAGCATATCACCAGCTAGCTCTATAAGTGAATGGTCCTCAGAGTCAATTGGACCAACTTCTACTACTAATCAAAGGCGTAATAATACAAGAGCTAGCATAGACTCTAGTTCTTCCAAATCAGTCTCTGCAGACAATGATGCCTTACGATTTTTGGATTTTCACCACGACTCTAATGATCAAATCTCAGAAAGAAATTATGCCAAGTTCCCTGCTTTGCAAGGTGAATGTGTGAAGGGACCATCGATGAAAACTGATTCAATGCTTTGTCCATCTTCAAAACCCTCTGGCCTGCGACTGCCATCACCTAAAATTGGCTTCTTTGATGGG GTCAAATCAGCAGGTCGAACTTCCAGTGGAAGTATGCAACCTCATCCTGGTGTACCGAGTGCCTTGCCTAACATTAAAGCTGGAATCACCAGCCCAAGTGGAGGTTCAAACAAGTCAAAACTTGGAAAGATACAACCTGCTAAAATTGCATTGCCAGTTCAGAATATCAAACCCGATGCTCAGCAAACTGGCATGACCATGAAGCCTAGATCTCCTTTACCTCTTCAAGAATCCATAATTGCTGCAACAAAGGTCTCTAGTGCTTcaaaaaaagtgaaaaacactCTCGTATCTCCCAGATTTCACAGCAGGATGTCTCCTAAAACTGGAGGAGAAAGCATTCGCAAGGCTGATGAAGTTGTTTCTAAAGGACATTATATAAGCTCCCAAGACTCTAGTTTGGCAGAAAAGAAAAACAGCTCAATTGTCTTGAAACAAAAAGTGAGCCCCAGAAGCAACAATAAAGCCCCTGAATCAGATCTCAAGTTCACTTCTGATGCTGAAAATATCAATCCATCTCAGCAAGTGGATGAAGATGCACAACTTGGCAAGCAATTCCTCAACAACGATTTAAGTTTGCTTCATAATTCGAATGCAAAGCAAAAAGTTCCTCAAGATGAGGTCGATTCTCTGACTAGACAAGTTGGATTTATGAAAATCAATCTGGACATAGAGAAGAAAGTCATCTCACCTTCTCCGGAAAGCGTTCTGAAACTAGCAGAGAACAACTAA
- the LOC123202152 gene encoding interactor of constitutive active ROPs 2, chloroplastic-like isoform X2 translates to MQTPKARTGSLEVPQRKSPTTLHTARQLKIPGSDSNVVSSSPHPTNRTPKDKSPKVIERKSPRSPATTEKKRPNRVSELESQLAQLQEELKKVKEQLSASDSWKKQAQQEAEEAKKQFSTMSAKLEESQQQLLEITTSEDARVEELRKISQDRDKAWQSELDALQKQHAMDSAALASAMNEIQRLKVQLEKLAESEVALTKHAESAHAEMQSLRIELTETLSLVGKLKSDLNICKESEAQAIEVVRKTQMQLERANANIEMLQSEGTKATEGFNSLSLELEQSKAQVKSFKELVSKLQADLLSSNSDKLVESLGDVDLSRKDGEKEEIDQLKVELNHSKFELSQLRSALEASETRYQEEYIKTTLRIRRAYEQVEHVKSESCQREAELETQLKNAKAHIEELRANLMDKETELQYISEENEGLNLKIKGNGPSEADLAELKVSMLDKETELHSLTEQNETLKLEIEKKEMERNKINDEAITLAEAARAAEQEALMKVGYLTEEADRSSRRAAHVTEQLDAAQVANTEMEAELRRLKVQLDQWRKAAEAATAMLSTGNNGKFVENKINYLNGTMGSPYLEDMDDDSPKKKNANMLKKIGVLWKKGQK, encoded by the exons atgcaGACTCCAAAAGCAAG AACTGGCTCTTTGGAAGTGCCTCAAAGGAAATCTCCTACTACACTGCATACTGCCCGCCAACTCAAGATACCAGGATCAGATTCTAATGTTGTTTCCTCTTCTCCACACCCAACAAATAGGACACCAAAAGATAAAAGTCCTAAAGTCATTGAGCGCAAATCACCTCGGAGCCCAGCAACAACAGAG AAAAAACGCCCAAACAGAGTGTCTGAATTGGAATCACAGCTTGCTCAACTTCAAGAAGAGCTGAAGAAGGTGAAGGAGCAATTGAGTGCTTCAGATTCATGGAAGAAGCAAGCCCAGCAGGAAGCTGAGGAGGCCAAGAAGCAGTTCTCGACCATGTCAGCAAAGCTTGAGGAATCTCAACAGCAACTGCTGGAGATTACTACGTCTGAGGATGCTCGAGTTGAAGAGCTCAGAAAGATTTCGCAGGATCGTGATAAAGCATGGCAGTCTGAACTTGATGCTCTCCAGAAACAGCATGCTATGGATTCTGCTGCCCTGGCTTCTGCCATGAATGAGATCCAGAGGCTAAAAGTTCAGCTGGAAAAGTTAGCTGAATCTGAAGTTGCCCTGACCAAGCATGCAGAGTCTGCACATGCTGAGATGCAGAGCTTGAGAATAGAACTTACTGAAACTCTCTCCCTGGTTGGAAAACTTAAATCTGATCTTAATATTTGCAAAGAATCTGAAGCTCAGGCAATTGAAGTAGTCCGGAAAACTCAAATGCAACTGGAAAGGGCGAATGCAAATATAGAAATGTTGCAATCTGAGGGCACTAAAGCTACAGAGGGTTTTAATTCCTTATCATTGGAGTTGGAACAGTCAAAAGCTCAGGTTAAATCATTCAAGGAACTTGTAAGCAAGCTCCAGGCCGATCTACTTAGCAGTAACAGCGATAAATTGGTGGAATCTTTGGGTGATGTTGATCTTTCTCGGAAGGATGGGGAAAAGGAGGAAATAGACCAGCTCAAAGTGGAGCTTAATcattctaaatttgaattgagccaACTGAGGTCTGCATTAGAGGCTTCTGAGACCAGGTACCAGGAAGAATACATTAAAACCACATTGCGAATTAGACGTGCTTATGAACAAGTTGAACATGTAAAATCAGAATCATGCCAGAGAGAGGCTGAGTTGGAGACACAATTGAAAAATGCCAAAGCTCATATTGAAGAGTTGAGAGCAAATTTAATGGACAAGGAAACAGAACTACAGTATATATCAGAGGAAAACGAGGGACTGAATTTAAAAATCAAGGGAAATGGACCTAGTGAGGCAGATTTAGCTGAGCTGAAGGTGAGTATGTTGGATAAGGAGACAGAGTTGCACAGTCTAACTGAGCAAAATGAAACGCTCAAGTTGGAGATTGAGAAGAAGGAAATGGAGAGAAACAAAATCAATGATGAAGCTATTACTTTAGCAGAAGCAGCCAGGGCTGCTGAGCAAGAGGCTTTGATGAAAGTTGGCTACTTAACAGAGGAAGCTGATAGAAGTAGCAGAAGAGCAGCACATGTGACTGAGCAACTGGATGCAGCACAGGTGGCAAATACAGAAATGGAGGCTGAGTTGAGGAGATTAAAGGTGCAACTGGACCAGTGGAGGAAGGCAGCTGAGGCGGCAACAGCTATGCTTTCAACTGGCAACAATGGAAAATTTGTAGAAAACAAGATTAATTACTTGAATGGGACTATGGGTTCTCCCTACTTAGAAGACATGGATGATGACTCTCCGAAGAAGAAAAATGCCAACATGCTGAAGAAGATTGGTGTGCTTTGGAAGAAAGGCCAGAAGTAG